One genomic segment of Labrus bergylta chromosome 17, fLabBer1.1, whole genome shotgun sequence includes these proteins:
- the LOC109981129 gene encoding protein FAM222A encodes MLACIQRRQNLSSQHLGCKPKNLDVQAQPLLLSVPPLQACTRKGEPASMVSRYPSPAELDAFAQKTANSPLSIKIFPTDVRVPQHKQLNKTVNGLDTTGQRYSPYSNPYSGGNQGLLAVIKASAVVKGVLKNSEGRRTKHANSQTPMAPYNNPLNNSYTVRHGHKAYHISSCKPPDVPVEAVCSSAGMASGDQSLAPQSELAEVQSMMMRQMSRVPHSQALQLGGEARASPSLQAVAAVANSDSDFVLGVPPQSSLAFTGAVIPSQSVDGGKAGYVKNGEYTIWQQKHPIQQQQQYQQGAGRIYSMRNSAQGHRAADTSQSPESCLPLASYRLHPGSLGTRHERSISSSLNCSTMQVEPPVGQFFVPLWDGALATPHSDCYNSQVLATGTCVARPRNPGLSHPHLHPNRHQHYHQPQLHPPFPLHSQAYSTDQNLCCGLPSNSLCHAAVLSSSLQSLECLISEIQPPCIKERMLGRGYEAVGMPQLLEHHQQAHIQLPVYR; translated from the coding sequence GCGAGCCGGCCTCCATGGTCTCTCGGTACCCTTCTCCTGCAGAGTTGGATGCTTTTGCCCAGAAGACTGCCAACAGCCCCCTGTCCATCAAAATCTTTCCCACTGACGTGCGGGTGCCACAGCACAAACAGCTGAACAAAACTGTTAACGGCTTGGACACCACAGGACAACGCTACAGTCCTTACTCAAATCCATACTCAGGAGGAAACCAGGGTTTGTTAGCCGTCATCAAAGCCTCTGCGGTGGTCAAAGGTGTACTGAAAAACTCTGAGGGTAGGAGGACTAAACATGCAAACAGCCAAACTCCCATGGCACCGTACAATAATCCTCTGAATAACAGCTACACCGTTCGACATGGGCACAAGGCCTATCATATAAGCTCATGTAAGCCCCCTGATGTTCCTGTTGAGGCGGTTTGTTCTAGCGCAGGGATGGCCTCCGGAGATCAGAGCCTGGCCCCCCAGTCTGAGCTGGCAGAGGTTCAAAGCATGATGATGAGGCAGATGAGCAGAGTCCCTCACAGCCAGGCCCTGCAGCTGGGGGGGGAGGCTCGAGCCAGCCCCTCACTGCAGGCCGTGGCTGCTGTGGCGAATTCAGACTCCGACTTTGTTCTTGGAGTGCCACCCCAGAGCAGTCTGGCATTCACGGGGGCAGTGATACCGTCGCAGAGTGTGGATGGGGGCAAAGCAGGGTATGTGAAGAACGGAGAGTACACAATATGGCAGCAGAAACATCcaatccagcagcagcagcagtatcaGCAGGGAGCAGGGAGGATCTACAGCATGAGGAATAGCGCTCAGGggcacagagctgcagacaccAGCCAGTCTCCTGAAAGCTGCCTCCCTTTGGCGTCGTATAGGCTGCATCCTGGCAGTTTGGGCACGAGGCATGAGCGATCAATCAGCTCCTCTCTGAACTGCTCCACCATGCAGGTGGAGCCCCCTGTCGGACAGTTCTTCGTTCCTCTTTGGGATGGTGCTCTGGCTACTCCTCATAGCGACTGTTACAATTCTCAGGTGCTGGCAACGGGTACATGTGTAGCCAGGCCTAGAAACCCGGGGCTTTCccacccccacctccacccGAACCGCCATCAACACTACCACCAGCCACAGCTTCaccctccttttcctcttcattCCCAGGCCTACAGCACAGACCAAAACCTCTGTTGTGGGCTGCCGAGTAATAGCCTGTGCCATGCTGCGGTGCTCAGCAGCAGCCTGCAGTCTCTGGAGTGCCTCATCAGTGAGATCCAGCCTCCCTGCATCAAAGAGCGCATGCTGGGCCGCGGGTACGAAGCCGTGGGGATGCCTCAGCTCCTGGAGCACCACCAGCAAGCCCACATCCAGCTCCCCGTCTACAGATAA
- the LOC109981139 gene encoding glycolipid transfer protein: MSLLLDNQFKELPPDKSIDTKLFLETVAHLPTFFDCLGSKVFSPIKSDISGNITKIRGIYLKDPTKYVTLQSILEAEREAHAAEWPKVGATLALMWLKRGLRFIQIMLQSLADGEKDENNPNLIKVNVTKAYEQALKKYHGWMVQKLFSAALNAAPYRSNFLKSLSKGEEVKEDVCLANVRQFLVNYTITVDAIYEMYTDMNAELDYTV, encoded by the exons ATGTCTCTTTTACTGGATAATCAATTCAAAGAGCTACCTCCAGACAAGTCGATAGACACAAAGTTGTTCCTGGAGACTGTCGCTCATCTGCCAACATTTTTCG ACTGCCTGGGTTCAAAGGTGTTTTCACCCATTAAATCAGATATCAGCGGCAATATAACG aaaattaGAGGAATATATCTCAAGGATCCCACAAAGTATGTGACCCTGCAGAGTATCCTGGAGGCAGAGCGAGAGGCCCATGCAGCAGAATGGCCCAAAGTTGGAGCTACATTAGCTCTGATGTGGCTGAAAAG GGGTCTCCGTTTCATACAGATCATGCTGCAGAGTTTGGCAGATGGAGAAAAGGATGAGAACAACCCCAACCTCATTAAGGTCAATGTGACCAAAGCCTACGAACAGGCGCTGAAGAAATACCACGGGTGGATGGTTCAAAAGCTTTTCAGT GCAGCGTTAAACGCAGCTCCCTACAGATCCAACTTCCTCAAGTCTCTGTCCAAAGGAGAGGAAGTCAAAGAGGACGTCTGTTTGGCGAATGTGCGTCAGTTCCTGGTGAACTACACCATCACTGTAGACGCGATCTACGAGATGTACACGGATATGAACGCAGAGTTGGACTACACAGTTTGA